The sequence AAAAACATCCGTTTCATGCCCGCCTGAACGGTGGTGTCGATCACCTGCTGGATTATCTGGCCTCGGAGGTATCATTTGGGCAGCGAATTGTCTTTGCCAACCAATGGCTGTTTGCTCCGCTAATTGAAAAGACACTGGCCCAGACAAAATCAGGTAACGCTTCCATCCGGACAACAACGGCCCCTACCATTTTCCGGGCTGGTGCTAAAGATAACGTGTTGCCCATTGATGCGACGGCGACCATTAATTTTCGGTTGTTGCCCGGAGATACCGTCGAAGGAGTAATTGAACGAGTGAAAGAAATTATCGAAAATGATAGCATTACGGTCAGTGTTTTGGGCAAGGGGAATAATCCGGCCGCCGTATCTGATCCTGAAACGCCTGCTTTCCTGACGATTCATAAAACGATAAAAAGTGTTTTCCCGGATGTAGCCGTTGCCCCGTATATTATGCTTGGTGCTACGGATTCCAAGTTTTATTCCGCATTATCAACCGCAATCTATCGATTTTCACCCCTGCCTTTGAACGACGAAGGAACGCAAACGATTCACGGAACAAACGAGCGAATTGGTGTTAAGGACTATCAAAACATGATCCGATTTTATGTGGCTTTGATTAAAAATAGCCAGTCATAAATTGGGGATTGCTGGAGCGTTTTTGTTTACGGCTGGCAGATCCGGCTGTAAGCGGTTTCCTGAAGTCATAAACGACTATTTAAATCTGCCTGACAATTGCCTTCTTGTTCAGCCACAACAGCAACGCGGCAGGCAGCAGCAGCAACAGCGCGGCTACAGCGGCCAGCCTGCTGTTGGCTTCACCGACAAAGAGATAGACTTGAACCGTCAGGGTCCGGACTTTTCCGACACTGAGGTAGTTCGTTAAACCAAAGTCGAACCAGGCGAGCAGAAAGCTTTGGAACAGGCACGTAATGAGCAGTGGACGAGCCAGCGGCAACAAAACATGCAGGAAAGCCTGTCGTTGTGAACAGCCCAGCGTTCGGCTTAATTGCTCATACTGAATAGCCTGTTGCCCCCAGAAACTTCGAAAAAACAGCGTGCAGAAGGGAATCGTGATCAACAGTAAGGCGACGATAACCCCTGCAATCGAACCGGATAAGTGAAGCCGGATAAAATAAGGCTGTATCAGAACCGCCAGCAGTACTGGCGGCAGCGCATAGGGGAGGTAACTCAGGGTAATCCATCGGGCAGGGTGCTTGGAAAGTGCCACCGCCCGGGCAATAACAAAGCCCAATCCTGTTGACAAAATGGAGACTGTTGTGGCAATAAACAAACTCAGAAGTAAGCCGATACCCAGTTCGCCATCGACCGAGAGTAGCCTTGCCAGCACGTCGAAGGAGTACGTGGGTGGAAGTATGTCCGGAAACCGCCAGTACTGACCAAGTGCCAGTAAACCCAGTAAGACAAATGGCAGCCCGAACACCACGATCAATAGACTGGTCAGGGTTGGGTTAGATCGCATGGCGTTGGGTTAATTTGGTTGCCCAGAAAATAATGGCCATCAGTACGACCGTGCTTAAAAATCCAATGAGATATCCTGTTGGTAATTCAGCAAGATCGAACCGCTGGAGTCGCGTCGTAATAAATACAGATAGCATCTGTGGGTACGTACGGCCAAGTAACAGCGGAATATCGTAGGCTCCCAATACGGCCACACCGTAAAGAACCAGCGTAGGAGCCGCCCGCTGAAGGAGAATCGGGACCGCCACTCGCCGATGAAACTGACTTTCTGTTGCGCCCAATGTTCGTGTCAGATTTCGTAGATCGTCCAGCCGGACGTCGTCGTAGAGCGACTGGAACAGGAGGGTGAAAAATGGAAATGCCAAGACGACCTGAGCCAGAATAATGCCTAAACCAATTCTATCCTGAATCATTGCCGGAAAATTGTCTGGTGTGCTGGTCAGGCCGATTGTGTGGGTAATTCGTGACAGCCAGCCCGACCCGCTCAGCAACTGAAACAGATAAAACGCCACCACCAGCGACGGAAACAGCAACGGCACGTAAAGGAGTGTCGGAAAGGGGGTAAGTTTCAGCATAGACTGCCGTTTTAGAACCAGAGCCAGTGCGATCACTACGGCCAGTCCTACCGAAATAATCGCCACGTACAGGCTAAAGCCCAGCGAAAAGAGCAGCGATGCTTCAGTGGGAAGTTGTTGCCAGTATCGCCCGGTAAGCCCTGTGGCCAATGGACCTGTCAGACCAATGCTAGTACTGAAGGCATTGAACAGTCCTGCCAGCGGAAAGCCTAAAATGAATAAGGCATAGAAGACAAGTGTACCTTTCCGAATTATATTATTTCTCGATAACATAAGTCCGGAAATCTTTATAAAGTCTGGTCATATACGCCGGCGCGGGCTCCTGGAAAGCCATTCCCAGAATCGATTCGCGTTTGGGAGCATGCTGGCGGGTCGGTAAATTCTCGAACCTGGCGCGGTAACTGGCAGGGAGTTTTTTTAGGTCCAGCACCGTATGATCACCCCAGACGTTAGGGTCCATTTTTTTCAATTGAGCTTCCGGCGACATCAGGAAGTTAGCTACCAGCATGGCCGCTTCGGGGTGCTGGGCCTGTTTGATGATGCCCATATAGTGCGAATTCTGAATGGTGCCGGGTGCGGGCACGTAGGCACGGGCTGTTTTTGGGAAAAAACCAAGATTTACCTTATTGTCCACTTCAGCATCATTGTTGGAGAACGTAAAAGCGACTTCGCCGTTTGCAAACAGCTGGTGCAATGTTGAAAGTTGTTCTGGAAACGTTTGCCCCTGTTTCCAGAAATACGGTTTTAACGTATTGAGCTGTTTCCAAAGTTCGCCCGACCATTTGGTATAAACGTCTTCGCGAAACTTACCCTGAAACAGTTTCGGATCACCCGAAAGGGCAATCATCCAGGATTTCAGGAGTGTCATTCCCGTAAACT comes from Spirosoma aureum and encodes:
- a CDS encoding ABC transporter permease, which codes for MRSNPTLTSLLIVVFGLPFVLLGLLALGQYWRFPDILPPTYSFDVLARLLSVDGELGIGLLLSLFIATTVSILSTGLGFVIARAVALSKHPARWITLSYLPYALPPVLLAVLIQPYFIRLHLSGSIAGVIVALLLITIPFCTLFFRSFWGQQAIQYEQLSRTLGCSQRQAFLHVLLPLARPLLITCLFQSFLLAWFDFGLTNYLSVGKVRTLTVQVYLFVGEANSRLAAVAALLLLLPAALLLWLNKKAIVRQI
- a CDS encoding ABC transporter permease subunit, encoding MLSRNNIIRKGTLVFYALFILGFPLAGLFNAFSTSIGLTGPLATGLTGRYWQQLPTEASLLFSLGFSLYVAIISVGLAVVIALALVLKRQSMLKLTPFPTLLYVPLLFPSLVVAFYLFQLLSGSGWLSRITHTIGLTSTPDNFPAMIQDRIGLGIILAQVVLAFPFFTLLFQSLYDDVRLDDLRNLTRTLGATESQFHRRVAVPILLQRAAPTLVLYGVAVLGAYDIPLLLGRTYPQMLSVFITTRLQRFDLAELPTGYLIGFLSTVVLMAIIFWATKLTQRHAI
- a CDS encoding ABC transporter substrate-binding protein; the encoded protein is MKRSIFIVFLIGALRCSSSEQRDPATILKQSWEQIEERGRDQPVTLFMWLGDPYINDYMNKYVKPAIRKRYGIDLQISAGQGAQIVQTLVAEHDAGQPSQIDLAWINGETFYQLRQIDALLGPVTDKLPNAQYIDFSNPFIGTDFQQPVSGMECPWGNVQLAVIYDSQKVPAPPKSFADFPAYIKAHPGQMTIPNEFTGMTLLKSWMIALSGDPKLFQGKFREDVYTKWSGELWKQLNTLKPYFWKQGQTFPEQLSTLHQLFANGEVAFTFSNNDAEVDNKVNLGFFPKTARAYVPAPGTIQNSHYMGIIKQAQHPEAAMLVANFLMSPEAQLKKMDPNVWGDHTVLDLKKLPASYRARFENLPTRQHAPKRESILGMAFQEPAPAYMTRLYKDFRTYVIEK